In a single window of the Flavivirga spongiicola genome:
- a CDS encoding glycosyltransferase, producing MKLAIVTAYPPSKVTLNEYAYHLVKHFRQKERITELILLTDKTEGKKDIEFIEAGCKVTIKECWKFNSYTTIFSVTKAIDATKPDAVLFNLQFMKFGDKKVAAALGLMLPLVCKLKKIPNIVLLHNILEEVDLGNAGFTNNKIMQKIYGFIGSTLTRLILQADVVALTMQKYVDILEEKYHAKNVKLIPHGTFEILEEPTYDVPLQPFKVMTFGKFGTYKKVESLIEAVERIRKYSNLNLEVVIAGTDNPNTPGYLESVKKAYSHVEGLTFTGYVEEQDVPKLFKESALVVFPYTSTTGSSGVLHQAGSYGKAVVMPDIGDLALLVKDEGYKGEFFEPTSVSSLALAIQKILEDNAYRVELERANYKAATAYPMLRIINIYLNTFEAIILKKKREKLQQQQQVTV from the coding sequence ATGAAACTAGCAATCGTAACAGCATATCCACCAAGTAAAGTCACTTTAAATGAATATGCATATCATTTGGTAAAACACTTTAGACAAAAAGAAAGGATAACAGAATTAATATTGTTAACTGATAAAACAGAAGGAAAAAAAGATATTGAATTTATCGAAGCTGGATGCAAAGTAACAATAAAAGAATGTTGGAAATTTAATAGCTATACTACCATTTTTAGTGTGACTAAGGCTATTGATGCAACTAAACCAGATGCCGTTTTGTTCAATTTACAGTTTATGAAGTTTGGTGATAAAAAAGTGGCCGCTGCTTTAGGTTTAATGTTACCATTGGTTTGTAAGCTTAAAAAAATCCCAAATATTGTTTTATTGCATAACATACTGGAAGAAGTAGATTTGGGAAATGCAGGATTTACAAATAATAAAATCATGCAGAAAATCTATGGATTTATAGGGAGCACATTAACACGATTAATTCTTCAAGCCGATGTCGTTGCTTTAACCATGCAAAAGTATGTTGACATTTTAGAGGAAAAATACCATGCTAAAAATGTAAAACTTATACCACATGGTACGTTTGAAATCCTTGAAGAACCAACCTACGACGTACCACTGCAACCTTTTAAAGTTATGACTTTTGGAAAGTTTGGAACTTATAAAAAAGTAGAATCGTTAATTGAAGCTGTTGAGCGTATCAGAAAATATTCAAATTTAAATCTAGAAGTCGTTATAGCAGGGACGGATAATCCTAATACACCAGGGTATTTAGAGTCTGTAAAAAAGGCTTATAGCCATGTTGAAGGATTAACTTTTACGGGTTATGTTGAAGAGCAGGATGTACCAAAATTGTTCAAAGAGAGTGCGCTTGTGGTATTTCCTTATACATCTACAACAGGGAGCTCTGGTGTATTACATCAAGCAGGAAGTTATGGTAAAGCTGTTGTTATGCCAGATATAGGAGACTTGGCTCTTTTAGTAAAGGATGAAGGTTATAAAGGCGAGTTTTTTGAACCTACAAGTGTGAGCAGCTTGGCTTTAGCTATTCAAAAAATTCTTGAAGATAATGCCTATAGAGTTGAGCTGGAAAGAGCTAATTATAAAGCGGCAACTGCTTATCCTATGTTAAGAATAATTAACATTTATTTAAATACATTTGAAGCTATTATTTTAAAAAAGAAAAGAGAAAAATTACAACAACAACAACAGGTTACTGTTTAG
- a CDS encoding oligosaccharide flippase family protein: MITIANNLKKRVTPEQLFMISVLAVNGGNYLYNLILGRLLGPAQFADAAVLITFLLVLSFVAMTFQLVTAKFSVLFENQLFKSFISKVYKNAFTIGLVLGVLVIGFASQLQQLFNTASSSMFIIFGCGVPLYFLMSVNRGIFQGKKAYKSLSITYQLEMLSRLLITLGLIFLFNIQSSVVIAIGILMSFGFGLVPFKFKQVSLKKAVKMPVLQSKQVKQFFILTAFYELTQIIINNSDILLVKHYFESYEAGLYASLALIGRIVYFIAWMFVMLLLPTVVQLKKEGKETASTLFKYVGYIVVISMTIVLACLSFPETIIKLLFGESYIAMAPLLWKYAIATSMFAISNIFAYYYLSLDKYVPVIISGVFGMLQMVLVVFYHDSLEQVVYMQIVAMILLLIIQLVFFRLDQKKV; this comes from the coding sequence ATGATTACGATAGCAAATAATTTAAAGAAAAGAGTGACGCCAGAGCAGTTATTTATGATAAGTGTTCTGGCAGTTAATGGAGGGAATTATTTATATAATCTAATTCTTGGTCGCTTATTAGGTCCGGCACAATTTGCAGATGCAGCAGTACTAATAACATTTTTATTGGTGTTATCTTTTGTAGCAATGACCTTTCAATTGGTTACTGCAAAGTTTTCGGTGCTTTTTGAAAATCAATTGTTTAAAAGTTTTATCTCAAAAGTTTATAAGAATGCTTTCACTATAGGCTTAGTATTAGGTGTTTTAGTTATTGGTTTTGCGTCTCAATTACAACAACTTTTTAATACGGCATCTTCAAGCATGTTCATTATTTTTGGATGCGGTGTGCCTTTATACTTTTTAATGAGTGTTAACAGAGGTATTTTTCAAGGAAAGAAAGCCTATAAATCACTATCGATTACATATCAATTAGAAATGTTGAGTCGATTACTGATTACTTTAGGATTAATCTTCTTATTCAATATTCAATCTTCAGTCGTTATAGCTATTGGTATCCTTATGTCGTTTGGATTTGGATTAGTGCCTTTTAAATTTAAGCAGGTCAGTTTGAAAAAAGCAGTTAAAATGCCTGTTCTACAATCTAAACAAGTGAAACAGTTTTTTATATTAACTGCCTTTTATGAGTTAACACAGATCATCATTAATAACAGTGATATTCTTTTAGTAAAACATTACTTTGAATCTTATGAAGCTGGTTTATATGCTTCTTTAGCTTTAATAGGACGTATCGTTTATTTTATAGCCTGGATGTTTGTGATGTTATTATTGCCAACAGTAGTTCAACTTAAAAAAGAAGGAAAGGAAACCGCATCAACATTATTTAAGTATGTTGGGTACATAGTAGTTATTTCAATGACCATTGTTTTAGCATGCTTAAGCTTCCCTGAAACGATCATTAAGCTATTATTTGGTGAAAGTTATATAGCCATGGCGCCTCTTTTATGGAAATATGCCATAGCAACAAGCATGTTTGCCATTTCTAACATATTCGCTTATTACTATTTGTCTTTAGATAAATATGTGCCGGTAATTATATCAGGAGTGTTCGGGATGCTTCAAATGGTATTGGTTGTTTTCTATCACGATAGTTTAGAGCAAGTTGTTTATATGCAGATTGTAGCCATGATTTTATTATTGATCATTCAACTTGTATTCTTTAGATTGGATCAAAAAAAGGTTTAA
- a CDS encoding STAS domain-containing protein, which translates to MHLYIRNQNSINKRIEIMALKITKQNRTFLVEGTLNATTAMSFQNHLEAVLNTYETLTIDIEMVTEIDTNGMKALRALYSNALIYNRPFYIVGTGCKEIYDDLTFTNVA; encoded by the coding sequence ATGCATCTTTACATCAGAAATCAAAATAGTATTAATAAAAGAATAGAAATTATGGCACTTAAAATAACAAAACAAAATAGAACATTTTTAGTAGAAGGAACTCTTAACGCTACTACAGCAATGAGCTTTCAAAATCATTTAGAGGCTGTTTTAAATACTTACGAAACTTTAACTATAGATATTGAAATGGTAACAGAAATTGACACTAATGGTATGAAAGCTTTAAGAGCTCTTTACAGCAATGCATTGATTTATAATAGACCATTTTATATTGTTGGTACTGGTTGTAAAGAAATCTATGATGATTTGACCTTTACAAATGTAGCATAA
- a CDS encoding tetratricopeptide repeat protein, producing MNLKSYVVVTLLFISTLGVSQNMQEGFTYLETGKYEAAKTYFKTVLKTYPDNKTAKLCYGRAVGLNGNSKEAVSIFTDLLKTYPKDFEIKLNYAESLLWNKNYHTAKGYYEELIKENDQSFPALLGYANTLSNLKIYDAALVYVNKALKISPGNQNALTSKKYIYLGYAYQNQQQQNYVEAERLLKENLSLFENDKETLINLANLYLISEAFDKAETIYNTISKSKANKTIALNGLSLVKHLKNKDKDALNFSTKAYNTIPNLNDVKLIQQTQERYIQALIWNKKYKDAQVLIDELIETKPNTNWVLALRATLNIYKSDFKKSLTDYNRILENDSSSFDGNLGKANVLKALGFYDKAYQSANSTLSFYENQKDAINFIKDLNTRFTPFLETKGSYSFDNGDNEAYAFQTNVEFLTSTKFKWLANYGYRTTSNSVTNNKATSNDFSLGLTYQLLPNITFKGTAGITTAKANTNDYTQLLTDVSFNVKPFKLQVLDIGYKREIQNFNADLLDREIVMNNFYANYNLSTNFNLGWFMQYYYTSQNDDNTRNLLFTSLYYNILSKPSLKAGLNYQYITFKNQVPTIYFSPEKFNATEVFINLIKDEAITKPKEWFYELTAATGYQFIENNTKQSTYRIQGKLGYRFCERALLNIYGTRSNIASATAAGFTFTEIGLRFKWYLFEKPVFKN from the coding sequence ATGAATTTAAAATCATACGTAGTCGTAACACTCCTGTTTATTAGTACACTTGGGGTATCTCAAAACATGCAAGAAGGGTTTACTTACTTAGAAACTGGTAAATATGAAGCTGCCAAAACATATTTTAAAACTGTTTTAAAAACCTATCCAGATAACAAAACTGCTAAGCTATGTTATGGACGAGCCGTAGGTCTAAATGGAAATTCCAAAGAAGCGGTTTCTATATTTACCGACTTACTAAAAACCTATCCTAAGGACTTTGAAATTAAACTGAATTACGCCGAATCGCTCCTTTGGAATAAAAACTATCATACTGCGAAAGGCTATTACGAAGAACTTATTAAAGAAAATGATCAAAGCTTCCCTGCTCTTTTAGGATATGCCAATACCCTATCTAATCTTAAAATATATGATGCCGCCTTAGTGTATGTTAATAAAGCTTTGAAAATCTCTCCTGGAAATCAAAATGCCCTAACCTCGAAAAAATATATCTATTTGGGTTATGCTTACCAAAATCAACAGCAACAAAACTATGTGGAGGCTGAACGACTTTTAAAAGAAAACCTATCCCTTTTTGAAAATGATAAAGAAACCTTAATCAACTTAGCCAATCTGTATTTAATTTCTGAAGCGTTCGACAAGGCTGAAACCATCTATAATACTATTAGTAAAAGCAAAGCCAATAAAACAATAGCATTAAATGGACTTTCCCTAGTAAAACACTTAAAAAACAAAGACAAAGACGCCTTAAACTTTAGTACAAAAGCATATAACACCATACCTAACTTAAACGATGTTAAGCTAATACAACAAACTCAAGAACGTTATATACAAGCCTTAATTTGGAATAAAAAGTATAAAGACGCCCAAGTTTTAATAGATGAATTAATAGAAACGAAGCCTAACACCAATTGGGTTTTAGCCTTACGAGCAACCTTAAACATCTATAAAAGTGATTTCAAAAAGAGTTTAACGGATTACAATCGTATTCTGGAAAACGACAGCAGCTCTTTTGATGGAAACTTAGGAAAAGCCAATGTATTAAAAGCTTTAGGCTTTTATGATAAAGCCTACCAATCGGCCAATAGTACCCTTAGTTTTTACGAGAATCAAAAAGATGCAATAAATTTTATTAAAGACTTAAACACCCGTTTTACTCCTTTTTTAGAAACCAAGGGCTCCTACTCCTTTGACAATGGAGATAACGAAGCCTATGCATTTCAAACTAATGTGGAATTTCTAACATCTACAAAATTTAAATGGTTAGCGAATTATGGATATAGAACCACTAGTAATTCGGTAACAAATAACAAAGCCACATCAAATGATTTTTCTTTGGGGTTAACTTATCAGTTATTACCAAATATTACCTTTAAAGGAACTGCTGGTATCACTACAGCAAAAGCCAATACCAATGATTATACCCAATTGTTAACCGATGTATCGTTTAACGTTAAACCCTTTAAATTACAGGTTTTAGATATTGGCTATAAACGGGAGATTCAGAATTTTAATGCGGATCTATTAGACCGTGAAATAGTGATGAATAACTTTTACGCCAATTACAATCTTAGCACTAACTTCAATTTAGGTTGGTTTATGCAGTATTATTATACGTCTCAAAACGATGATAACACCAGAAACTTATTGTTTACTTCGTTATATTATAACATACTTAGTAAACCGTCTCTAAAAGCAGGTCTAAACTACCAATACATCACCTTTAAAAATCAGGTACCTACTATCTACTTTAGTCCTGAAAAATTTAATGCCACCGAGGTTTTTATAAACTTAATTAAAGATGAAGCCATCACAAAACCAAAGGAGTGGTTTTATGAGTTAACTGCAGCTACAGGCTATCAGTTTATTGAAAACAATACAAAACAAAGTACGTATCGTATTCAAGGAAAATTAGGCTATAGGTTTTGTGAACGCGCTTTATTAAATATCTATGGTACCCGAAGTAATATTGCCTCAGCTACTGCTGCTGGGTTTACTTTTACGGAGATTGGATTACGATTTAAATGGTATTTGTTTGAAAAGCCAGTTTTTAAAAATTAA
- a CDS encoding T9SS type A sorting domain-containing protein, whose amino-acid sequence MPNKFIRIIFIVLISNIKINAQTTNWAAAYGSSEGETHVFSKVDATGNVYTAGVYTSILTNEGHAIPNEGLQDVFIEKRDHNGSLLWVKNIGSSGNEYLSSISIANDGGVFISGTFEGVLDADPSGNLYNLVSSGSIDIYLIKLNKDGDFVWAKNFGNTGNDFVHDMEVDKMGAILLSIQFMDPLTLSPGITIQSADPTLPLSGGLVKINNNANVIWAYSTGTAFTKDIAFDNSNNIFLTGYFLLENDFDYGTNVFLMKETGSISGFPINYDAYIQKLDSDGHFVWAKQLKNPYNIVGHSIAVDTHGNVYTSGVWQGSPNDIDFDPGISIFSIPAPNTVDSKQFIHKLDGSGHFEWVKTFGIWSLTSDYLDPEQGGFVSIDSNNNLYFVGDIRDTSSTNTFNFGSDTYTINKQDLIFAKLSTTSGSIVWSTMIGGSGNDNVYDANLDLNNNLIISGIFEGIVDFSMGSSNTLELQSGGRSDAFVMKMTLSVLGVNNVAVHSTPFSITSNPVTDEISIKNNTSLKLKTITLHDLNGKQLLSKKNTDINLESINVNNISKGTYLLSLQTMKGIQRIKVIKK is encoded by the coding sequence ATGCCCAATAAATTTATCAGAATTATATTTATAGTACTAATCAGTAATATAAAAATCAACGCTCAAACTACGAATTGGGCTGCTGCATATGGTTCTTCAGAAGGAGAAACCCATGTTTTTTCAAAAGTTGATGCTACTGGGAATGTTTATACCGCTGGCGTGTATACAAGTATTTTAACTAATGAAGGTCATGCTATCCCCAATGAGGGGTTACAAGATGTTTTTATAGAAAAAAGAGATCATAATGGAAGTCTTTTGTGGGTTAAAAACATTGGTAGCTCTGGGAATGAATATTTATCTTCTATCTCTATTGCAAATGATGGTGGTGTCTTTATTAGTGGCACTTTTGAAGGCGTATTAGATGCAGATCCTAGCGGAAATCTGTATAATTTAGTTTCTAGTGGTAGCATCGACATTTATCTAATAAAACTTAATAAGGATGGTGATTTTGTCTGGGCCAAAAATTTTGGTAATACAGGAAATGATTTTGTACATGATATGGAGGTCGATAAAATGGGAGCTATTCTCCTGAGTATCCAATTTATGGATCCTCTAACATTATCTCCGGGTATTACTATTCAATCAGCTGATCCTACTTTGCCATTATCAGGAGGATTGGTGAAAATCAATAACAATGCAAATGTTATTTGGGCTTACTCTACAGGTACAGCTTTTACTAAAGATATTGCCTTTGATAATAGCAATAATATTTTTTTAACGGGCTATTTCCTTTTAGAAAATGATTTTGATTATGGTACTAACGTTTTCCTTATGAAGGAAACAGGGTCTATTTCAGGTTTTCCTATAAACTATGATGCTTATATTCAAAAACTTGATTCTGATGGCCATTTTGTTTGGGCAAAACAATTAAAAAATCCATATAATATAGTTGGCCATTCTATAGCGGTAGATACTCATGGCAATGTTTACACAAGTGGTGTATGGCAAGGATCTCCAAATGATATTGATTTTGATCCAGGTATAAGTATATTTTCCATCCCTGCTCCAAATACAGTTGATAGTAAACAATTTATTCATAAACTGGATGGTAGTGGTCATTTTGAATGGGTGAAAACCTTTGGTATTTGGTCATTAACTTCTGATTATTTAGATCCTGAACAAGGTGGTTTTGTTTCTATTGATAGTAATAACAATTTGTATTTTGTTGGAGATATAAGAGATACAAGCTCTACTAATACTTTTAATTTTGGAAGTGACACTTATACTATTAATAAGCAAGATTTAATATTTGCTAAATTAAGTACTACTAGCGGTTCCATAGTATGGAGTACAATGATTGGTGGTTCTGGTAATGATAATGTATATGATGCTAATCTGGATTTAAATAACAATTTGATTATTTCCGGAATCTTTGAGGGTATCGTTGATTTTAGTATGGGAAGCAGCAATACTCTGGAACTTCAATCTGGTGGTAGAAGTGATGCTTTTGTAATGAAAATGACCCTATCTGTTTTGGGAGTAAATAATGTTGCAGTTCACTCAACTCCATTTAGTATAACTTCTAATCCAGTAACAGATGAGATTAGTATTAAAAATAATACCAGTCTGAAATTAAAAACTATCACCTTACATGACTTAAATGGAAAACAACTTTTAAGTAAAAAGAATACGGATATCAATTTAGAATCTATTAATGTTAATAATATATCAAAAGGGACCTATTTATTAAGCTTACAAACCATGAAAGGAATTCAAAGAATAAAAGTAATTAAGAAATAA
- a CDS encoding Crp/Fnr family transcriptional regulator yields MNQDRDSLTNFILRIVPIPLIEAQEIARSFDSVQFKKGDFLLREKTISDDYVYLEKGLMRTFLFDLEGNEITTDFFLENNMVFEVTSFFNGVTSEANIQAITDCVGFKISYQELNTLFHQKPAFRDFGRAILVKEFMASKKRNYGMINRTAEQRYQELLTTKPQIMKHSPLKYIASYLGITDSTLSRLRRKA; encoded by the coding sequence ATGAACCAAGACAGAGATTCGTTAACAAATTTTATTCTGCGGATTGTTCCTATTCCGCTAATAGAAGCACAGGAAATAGCCCGTAGCTTTGACTCCGTTCAATTTAAGAAAGGTGATTTTCTATTGCGAGAGAAGACTATAAGCGATGATTATGTTTATTTAGAAAAAGGGCTCATGCGTACTTTTCTTTTTGATCTAGAGGGTAATGAAATAACAACAGATTTTTTCCTTGAAAATAATATGGTTTTCGAAGTGACCTCCTTTTTTAATGGAGTTACATCAGAAGCTAATATTCAGGCTATAACAGATTGTGTCGGATTCAAGATTTCTTATCAGGAACTGAACACGCTTTTTCACCAAAAACCTGCTTTTCGCGATTTTGGACGCGCCATTTTAGTCAAAGAGTTTATGGCTTCTAAAAAACGAAACTATGGTATGATCAACCGCACAGCAGAACAACGTTATCAGGAATTATTAACGACTAAGCCACAAATTATGAAACATTCTCCCTTAAAATATATAGCCTCTTATTTAGGTATTACAGATAGTACGCTAAGCAGGTTGAGAAGAAAAGCATAA
- a CDS encoding DUF6923 family protein encodes MKKILLLLVLIYTSVYTQDIPFNCDYNAYLFQYNDVYAIDLASGNSYTVATDVTEGTINAAAYNPTDGFIWGSLSYPAKSIVRIGKDFSTLTFYVDELPTNGRYIGDVSAEGVYYLKGGGTPYYAIDLNPDSDNYGSYITTKDLSKSISIHDWAFNAVDGKLYTVEKKTNILYRIEAESGTVESLGEVPILSGLNYTYGAVYFDASGRFYVSANQTGTIYVIQNVQDLDGTNNMDSNLFAFGPSSSQNDGARCPTAPVPQEDCTNGIDDDGDGLVDCEDPSCSGYAACPVIEAPTSSGNSGGLESNNRLSEQINKRNFDRAKNNYKFDKVSAKRFTKSAKYGKKTSKTGLQLSDFVPLEILNEDHVIESSPIDLLSITNATEIYSVDYMKADEAVASILVLKTDKGVYEHTKYICDRLLGAELISVSTIEIKEQKFIKALIRNIDGSLEFVLSLSAKPINSGTNFEVESHWNLDKYENNVPFYNFQIWSNSLDDLLRLGEEVVRLLDVQKPVTSYNNSTPPTVFVRKGKYHHGKLELQIVNTNRSEAVKFDGGLRATETNTVEYVSSTLDLDGNYITNIEVDAGNLFDIGFRIGDGIATPDDLFMSDGPWGYDDAAPSTMVNVYKVEPNKEEFNDDEFPIERNIELAANTSEYIAAYRALTPKFNPIDLSDYNSLQFKAKGTGALIVRLVKEGVSNWKEQYKTSISLTNELQDYSIPFSEFKSINGNDFEVNDVTSIVFTMLAETGDIETKEMTLQQLRFSTSSTLSVDSFKTEDELNKTFASPNPMESSTTIHFSSQNSERVELVVYSQLGGLVKTMTHEAVKGKNEMKLERTGLSSGLYFCKIKSKRKTYKTIKLLIE; translated from the coding sequence ATGAAAAAAATATTACTATTACTTGTGCTTATTTACACGAGTGTATATACACAAGACATACCATTTAATTGTGATTATAATGCTTACTTATTCCAATACAACGATGTGTATGCTATTGACTTGGCCTCTGGGAATTCATATACAGTAGCAACCGATGTAACAGAAGGAACTATTAACGCTGCTGCGTACAACCCTACAGATGGATTTATCTGGGGTTCGTTAAGTTATCCAGCAAAATCTATAGTTAGAATAGGTAAAGACTTCTCGACCCTTACGTTTTATGTAGATGAGTTGCCAACTAATGGCAGATATATTGGAGATGTCAGTGCAGAAGGGGTTTATTATTTAAAAGGTGGAGGAACACCTTATTATGCGATAGACCTAAACCCAGATTCTGATAATTATGGAAGTTATATAACAACAAAAGATTTATCAAAAAGTATAAGCATTCATGACTGGGCATTCAATGCCGTGGATGGTAAATTATATACCGTAGAAAAGAAAACCAATATACTATATCGTATAGAAGCAGAAAGCGGCACTGTGGAAAGTTTAGGTGAAGTCCCAATCTTATCAGGCTTAAATTACACTTATGGTGCCGTTTATTTTGATGCGTCTGGTCGTTTTTATGTATCTGCTAATCAAACTGGAACTATTTATGTTATACAAAACGTACAAGATTTAGACGGCACCAATAATATGGACTCAAATCTGTTCGCTTTTGGTCCTTCAAGTTCTCAAAATGATGGTGCTCGTTGTCCAACGGCTCCCGTACCACAAGAAGATTGTACGAATGGTATTGATGATGATGGTGACGGCTTAGTAGATTGTGAAGATCCTTCATGTTCTGGTTATGCAGCTTGTCCTGTTATTGAAGCACCAACATCGAGTGGTAATTCAGGAGGATTGGAAAGTAATAATAGATTGTCTGAGCAGATTAATAAGAGAAACTTTGACCGTGCTAAGAACAATTACAAATTTGATAAAGTGTCTGCAAAGCGATTTACAAAATCTGCTAAGTATGGTAAAAAAACTAGTAAAACCGGATTACAATTATCAGATTTTGTACCATTGGAAATTTTAAATGAAGACCATGTCATAGAATCATCTCCAATAGATTTATTAAGCATTACCAATGCTACCGAGATATATTCTGTAGATTATATGAAAGCAGACGAAGCTGTAGCATCAATACTTGTTCTTAAAACTGACAAAGGTGTATACGAACACACTAAATATATTTGCGATAGGCTATTGGGAGCTGAGCTAATTTCGGTATCAACCATAGAAATCAAAGAACAAAAATTTATAAAAGCATTGATTAGAAATATCGATGGTTCTCTGGAATTCGTACTGAGTTTATCAGCAAAACCAATAAACAGTGGTACTAACTTCGAAGTTGAAAGCCATTGGAATTTAGATAAATATGAAAACAATGTACCATTCTATAATTTCCAAATCTGGTCCAATTCTTTAGATGATTTATTACGTCTTGGAGAAGAAGTGGTACGACTATTAGATGTTCAAAAGCCAGTAACGAGTTATAATAACTCAACACCACCAACGGTTTTTGTTAGAAAAGGTAAATATCATCATGGAAAGCTGGAATTACAAATTGTGAATACGAATAGGAGTGAAGCTGTTAAATTTGATGGTGGATTAAGGGCTACAGAAACCAATACTGTAGAGTATGTATCGTCAACTTTAGATTTAGATGGCAACTACATTACGAATATAGAAGTAGATGCAGGTAACCTATTTGATATTGGTTTTAGAATAGGTGATGGTATCGCTACACCAGATGATTTGTTTATGTCTGACGGCCCTTGGGGATATGATGATGCAGCACCAAGTACAATGGTTAACGTATACAAAGTAGAGCCTAATAAAGAAGAATTTAATGACGATGAGTTTCCTATTGAACGTAATATAGAATTAGCAGCCAATACCAGTGAGTATATTGCAGCTTATAGAGCCTTAACACCAAAGTTTAACCCTATAGATTTATCAGATTATAATAGCTTGCAGTTTAAAGCGAAAGGAACAGGAGCATTAATTGTTAGATTGGTTAAGGAAGGTGTGAGCAACTGGAAAGAACAGTATAAAACCAGTATTTCATTAACTAATGAATTACAAGACTATAGTATTCCATTTTCTGAATTTAAATCCATTAACGGTAATGATTTTGAAGTGAATGACGTAACCTCTATAGTGTTTACCATGCTAGCTGAAACCGGTGATATAGAAACTAAAGAAATGACTTTGCAACAGTTACGTTTTTCAACTAGTAGTACACTTTCGGTGGACTCATTTAAAACAGAGGATGAGTTGAATAAAACATTTGCGTCACCAAACCCTATGGAGTCTAGTACAACCATACATTTTTCAAGCCAGAATTCTGAAAGGGTTGAGTTGGTGGTTTACAGTCAATTAGGTGGATTGGTTAAAACGATGACGCATGAAGCTGTTAAAGGTAAAAATGAAATGAAACTTGAAAGAACAGGCTTAAGTTCAGGATTGTATTTCTGTAAAATAAAAAGTAAGAGAAAAACTTATAAAACGATAAAACTACTCATAGAATAA
- a CDS encoding LytR/AlgR family response regulator transcription factor gives MNCIIIDDEATARAIISQLCTNIPSLNILEEFPNAIEAIKYLNQNNVDLIFLDIHMPDFTGFDFIQTLKNPPKIILTTSDANFAIEAFEYDCIVDYLVKPITLPRFEKAIQKAKATTSETVKNTEPADAVETASGNDLYINIDRRLIKLDIPSIYLIEAKGDYINVKTEEKNYTVHSTLKKIEEKLPDSLFLKVHRSYIINIKKIIDIEDNSVLIKKDVIPVSRSNRPELMKRLNLL, from the coding sequence ATGAATTGTATTATTATTGATGACGAAGCTACAGCCAGAGCTATTATCTCTCAACTCTGTACAAATATTCCAAGTTTAAACATTCTTGAAGAATTTCCAAATGCGATTGAAGCTATTAAATATTTAAATCAGAATAATGTAGATCTTATCTTTTTAGATATACATATGCCAGATTTTACGGGGTTTGACTTTATTCAAACCTTAAAAAATCCACCAAAAATAATTTTAACGACTTCGGATGCCAATTTTGCGATTGAAGCTTTTGAATATGATTGTATTGTAGATTATTTGGTAAAACCCATAACCTTACCAAGGTTTGAAAAGGCTATACAAAAAGCAAAAGCAACAACGTCAGAAACTGTTAAAAATACAGAACCAGCAGATGCTGTAGAAACTGCTTCTGGTAATGATTTGTATATAAATATAGACAGGCGTTTAATAAAGCTGGATATTCCCAGTATTTACCTTATTGAAGCCAAAGGGGATTATATCAATGTGAAAACTGAAGAGAAAAATTATACGGTGCATTCTACCTTAAAAAAGATTGAGGAGAAATTACCAGATTCATTATTCCTTAAAGTACATCGTTCATACATTATCAATATTAAAAAAATTATTGATATTGAAGATAACAGTGTACTCATAAAAAAAGACGTCATTCCTGTAAGTCGTTCCAATAGACCTGAGTTAATGAAGCGTTTGAATTTGCTTTAA
- a CDS encoding Hpt domain-containing protein — MIEQPNLSYINTLSGGDEAFKEKLITIIKREFPDEKEVYFKNIEAKNFKESAENVHKLKHKISILGLEKSYAIAADFENNLKDHSVVGKAEFDTILQLITDFLETI, encoded by the coding sequence ATGATAGAACAGCCTAATTTATCATATATAAATACCCTTTCAGGTGGAGATGAAGCTTTTAAAGAGAAGTTGATAACTATTATTAAAAGGGAGTTTCCAGATGAAAAAGAAGTTTATTTTAAAAACATTGAAGCTAAAAACTTTAAAGAATCAGCAGAAAATGTACACAAACTTAAGCATAAAATTAGTATTTTAGGACTTGAAAAAAGTTATGCTATAGCTGCAGATTTTGAAAATAATTTAAAAGACCATAGTGTCGTTGGTAAAGCCGAATTTGATACCATTTTGCAGCTTATAACGGACTTTTTAGAGACCATATAA